Genomic DNA from bacterium:
GCCCGCGCTGCATCAGTACGGAGAAAACGGTTTGCCAAAAAACGTGCCGGGAGCAGATCCGTTGGGGAATCATCCCGAATCGATGAAGCCCGTGAACGGCTACAAAACCGGATCGAACTACACGAAGATTATCGGTGACGATCTTGCGAACATCAGCGATGCCAACGCGAAAAAATCGCGTGAAGCGCAGAAGGATTTCACAACGAAGATGTCAGGAATCAACGGCACAGATGTGCCGAATCCTCCTTCTGCAAAAGCTGCACAAGCGTATTTTCAGGGCCTGGCGGACCGCGGCGCATCTCCACAACAAATCAAAAATGAATACGCACAGTACTTGAAGACCTTTTATCGCCATCCTGGTGGCGTGGATTGGAATCCAAAACTGGATCCGAAAAACATCGATTCCAGCTTCAAGCAACAGCCGCTCGCGAAAGATGGAAAACGTTTGATCGATTGTGAAGGATTTTCAGCGCTGACTGAAAATGTCTTGGGCGGAATCAAGAAGAATGGACAGCCGATGTTCGATATTATGCACGCAGGAAGTCCGGGTCATGTGGTGGCCGGAGTATTCCCCCGTAGTGGAGATTTGAAGCAGGGCTTTATCGTGGATAATGAAAATGTAAATGGTGTTACGGTAAATCCCTTGATAGAGAAGCAGTTCAATGCCAGTTCCAATGTGGATACCAAAAAGCAATTTCTGTTGAAGACACATATGGAGGGCAATAAAGAAGGGACACCGGACAGCTATGGCGAGAGCATTAATTCGATGAAGTCCCCGCATGCTAAAGTAAAGCAGTAGCAAAACGCAGGCTATGGAGCGCAGGCTTCTAGCCTGCATTACGGGCCGCAGGCATCTTGCCTGCCTTCATGAGCATGAAGAGAATTGTAATTCTCATTTGCATTCTCATTTCTTTAGCGTGCAATAAGACTCGCACGGCGGAAAAAAAGCAAAGGCAAGTTAACTTATACGTCTGGTCCGCTTATATTCCTGAACAGTCCTTGCAGCGTTTTGAGCGTGAAACCGGAATCCGGCTAAATTTTTCGACATTCGATTCGAACGAGGCGTTGCTCGAAAAACTACAGTCCGGTGTGGCAGATTACGATGTCGTTGTGCCCTCCGACTACATGGTCAGTGTTCTGGTCCGCTTGAACTTGCTTCGACAGATGGATATCACGCAGGTTCCCAACTTTCGCAACATAGGTTCGCGCTTCAAGAATCTCTATTACGATCCTGGAAACCGGTACTCGGTGCCTTTTCTCTGGAGCACGACTGGAATCGGATTCAACAAAAAGAAAA
This window encodes:
- a CDS encoding spermidine/putrescine ABC transporter substrate-binding protein; amino-acid sequence: MKRIVILICILISLACNKTRTAEKKQRQVNLYVWSAYIPEQSLQRFERETGIRLNFSTFDSNEALLEKLQSGVADYDVVVPSDYMVSVLVRLNLLRQMDITQVPNFRNIGSRFKNLYYDPGNRYSVPFLWSTTGIGFNKKKIPEKVDSWSILWDERFKHRILMLDDAREAFGAALKWKGHSINSTEREILLEARDLLRQQKPLLQAYNSTSFD